A single region of the Geitlerinema sp. PCC 9228 genome encodes:
- a CDS encoding cation:proton antiporter, protein MKDFLLSSLFSQPMFAWSFPIDPTSLPVLAAAEGEAEVQEPILVAGVLLSLVGIYFASKVGGEICSRINLPPVLGELVGGVIIGTSALKLLVFPEAGFDSSASTIMNLLQTSFGMSAASTEATFEVQSEVISVLSEFGVIILLFEIGLESDLKDLLKYGPQAALVAILGVVVPFAAGTAGLLIIFDIGTIPAVFAGAALTATSIGITAKVLAEIGSLNAKEGQIIIGAAVLDDVLGIIVLAVVSSLVKTGEIEVANVVYLILGAATFLVGVILVGRFLGSYFVSLVKELKTRGPLLISALVVAFLLAYLAAAIQLEAILGAFAAGLVLGETEIQEDLEEQIAPVADFFVPIFFVVVGAKTNLAVLNPAVPSNREGLIIAAFLIVVAILGKIVSGFAIFNQPGINRLAVGVGMIPRGEVGLVFAGIGAASGALSESLEAGIIVMVIVTTFITPPFLRFLLKTEPATEAVESQSESQ, encoded by the coding sequence ATGAAAGATTTCCTATTGAGTTCCCTATTCAGTCAACCCATGTTTGCTTGGTCTTTTCCCATCGACCCCACTTCTCTGCCAGTTTTGGCAGCGGCAGAAGGGGAAGCAGAAGTACAAGAACCCATCCTCGTTGCTGGGGTATTGTTAAGTCTGGTGGGTATCTATTTTGCCAGCAAAGTCGGCGGCGAAATTTGTAGCCGCATCAACCTACCGCCAGTGTTGGGAGAACTGGTTGGTGGGGTGATTATTGGCACCTCAGCTTTAAAATTATTGGTTTTTCCCGAAGCCGGCTTCGACAGCAGTGCCTCTACCATCATGAATTTGCTGCAAACCAGCTTTGGGATGAGCGCCGCCAGTACGGAAGCTACCTTTGAAGTCCAAAGCGAGGTAATTTCCGTTCTGTCTGAGTTTGGGGTGATTATCCTGCTGTTTGAAATTGGTTTGGAATCGGACCTGAAGGACCTGCTGAAATACGGTCCCCAAGCTGCCTTGGTAGCCATTTTGGGGGTTGTGGTTCCCTTCGCGGCGGGAACGGCAGGATTGCTAATAATTTTTGATATTGGCACCATTCCGGCGGTTTTTGCTGGTGCTGCTTTAACGGCCACCAGTATCGGTATCACCGCGAAAGTTCTGGCGGAAATTGGCAGTCTCAATGCCAAGGAAGGACAAATTATTATTGGTGCGGCGGTTCTCGATGATGTTTTGGGAATTATTGTGCTGGCGGTGGTCAGCAGCCTGGTGAAAACTGGTGAAATTGAGGTAGCCAATGTGGTTTACCTGATTTTGGGGGCCGCTACTTTTCTTGTAGGCGTGATTCTCGTGGGTCGTTTCCTTGGCAGTTATTTCGTGTCTTTGGTCAAGGAACTGAAAACCCGAGGTCCGCTGTTGATTTCAGCTTTGGTGGTAGCGTTTTTGCTGGCTTACCTGGCAGCTGCCATTCAGCTAGAAGCCATTCTCGGTGCGTTTGCTGCTGGTTTGGTGTTGGGAGAAACGGAAATTCAGGAAGATTTAGAAGAACAAATTGCGCCGGTTGCTGATTTCTTTGTGCCGATTTTCTTTGTGGTGGTTGGTGCCAAAACCAATTTGGCGGTACTCAACCCAGCGGTTCCCAGCAATCGCGAAGGTTTGATTATTGCTGCCTTTTTGATTGTGGTGGCGATTTTAGGCAAGATCGTCTCTGGATTTGCGATTTTCAACCAACCCGGTATCAACCGCCTGGCGGTTGGCGTGGGAATGATTCCCCGAGGCGAAGTTGGCTTGGTCTTTGCTGGCATTGGTGCGGCTAGCGGTGCACTTTCGGAATCGTTGGAAGCTGGCATTATTGTGATGGTGATTGTGACGACGTTCATCACTCCACCATTTTTACGGTTCTTGCTAAAAACGGAACCAGCAACCGAGGCGGTGGAGTCGCAATCCGAGTCTCAATGA
- a CDS encoding carbon-nitrogen hydrolase family protein, with amino-acid sequence MKPYTVAAVQMNSLPEVEKNLTQAEELIELAANQGASLVSLPENFSFMGPEMEKLQQAEAIAEKTEKFLQHVARKFQIFLLGGSFPVPTGEGKVYNTSVIYTPDGEEVCRYHKVHLFDVKLPDGNTYQESATVSPGQSLPPIYRHETFGNLGLSICYDVRFPELYRYLAKQGAEILLVPAAFTAYTGKDHWQALLQARAIENTCYVVAAAQTGKHYSLRQSHGHAIIIDPWGVILSDAGEDPGVAIATIDPSHLEQVRRQMPSLQHRVF; translated from the coding sequence ATGAAACCCTATACCGTTGCTGCCGTGCAAATGAACAGCTTGCCGGAGGTAGAAAAAAACCTGACCCAAGCCGAAGAACTCATTGAGCTAGCAGCGAATCAAGGAGCGTCTTTGGTAAGCCTGCCAGAAAACTTTTCGTTTATGGGTCCGGAAATGGAAAAACTCCAGCAAGCGGAAGCAATTGCGGAGAAAACCGAAAAATTTCTGCAACACGTCGCCAGAAAATTTCAGATTTTTCTTTTGGGAGGTAGTTTCCCAGTTCCCACTGGCGAAGGCAAAGTATACAATACCTCCGTCATATACACCCCCGACGGGGAAGAAGTGTGCCGCTATCACAAAGTACATTTGTTCGATGTCAAGCTTCCCGACGGCAACACCTATCAAGAATCGGCTACCGTCTCCCCCGGTCAAAGCCTGCCTCCCATCTATCGCCACGAAACATTCGGCAATTTGGGACTTTCCATCTGCTACGATGTACGATTCCCCGAGTTGTACCGCTACTTAGCCAAACAGGGAGCAGAAATTTTATTGGTTCCTGCCGCCTTTACCGCCTATACCGGCAAAGACCACTGGCAGGCTTTGCTACAAGCGAGAGCCATTGAAAACACCTGCTACGTCGTTGCTGCCGCTCAAACCGGCAAACACTACAGCTTGCGTCAAAGCCACGGTCACGCCATTATTATTGACCCTTGGGGAGTTATCCTCAGCGATGCGGGAGAAGACCCCGGCGTCGCCATAGCCACCATCGACCCCTCCCATTTAGAGCAAGTACGGCGGCAGATGCCAAGTTTGCAGCATCGCGTCTTTTAA
- the ilvN gene encoding acetolactate synthase small subunit, whose amino-acid sequence MKHTLSVLVEDEAGVLTRIAGLFARRGFNIESLAVGPTAKPGISRITMVVPGDERIIEQIIKQLYKLINVLKVQDLTNKPCVERELMLLKVNATSSNRSEVLEIVQIFRARVVDVAEDSVIVEVVGDPGKMVAIIRVLSKFGIREMARTGKISLARESGVNTEYLKSLQQKVEMP is encoded by the coding sequence ATGAAACACACACTTTCTGTATTGGTCGAAGATGAAGCTGGTGTCCTCACTCGTATTGCTGGTTTGTTTGCGCGCCGGGGATTCAATATTGAAAGTTTGGCGGTAGGTCCGACGGCAAAACCAGGGATTTCTCGGATTACCATGGTGGTTCCGGGAGACGAACGGATTATCGAACAAATTATCAAGCAGCTGTACAAGTTGATTAATGTTCTCAAGGTTCAGGATTTGACGAATAAGCCTTGCGTAGAACGGGAGTTGATGCTGCTGAAGGTGAATGCTACTAGTTCCAACCGGTCGGAGGTTTTGGAAATTGTGCAAATCTTCCGCGCACGGGTGGTGGATGTGGCTGAGGATTCTGTGATTGTGGAAGTGGTCGGCGACCCTGGCAAAATGGTGGCGATTATCCGGGTGTTAAGTAAGTTTGGTATTCGGGAAATGGCTAGAACGGGTAAGATTTCCTTGGCACGGGAGTCGGGGGTCAATACCGAATACCTGAAGTCGCTGCAGCAAAAGGTGGAAATGCCTTAG